In one Nocardioides luteus genomic region, the following are encoded:
- a CDS encoding pyridoxal-dependent decarboxylase, exosortase A system-associated, whose protein sequence is MTYVGRPAVGGVPVRLLAERVGSTPFFAYDRAAIDARVASLRSALPEDVHLSYAVKANPMPAVVQHLARTVDALDVASGAEMRVALDTGIAPGSVSFAGPGKSVAELTQAVAAGVLVEIESPLEADRLVEAAERLGLRPRVAVRVNPDFEVKGSGMRMGGGAQQFGVDAETVPLLLKTLHDRDVEVAGFHVFSGSQNLHAEILASAQESTVDLVLRLADDLPAAMTYLNIGGGFGIPYYAQDRPLDLDLVGSRLEELLARRVRPSLPSAQVVIELGRYLVGEAGVYVTRVVDRKISRGKTFLVVDGGMHHQLAASGNFGQVIRRNYPISVAAAREGEEETVQVVGCLCTPLDLLGDKVSLPRAEVGDLVVVHQAGAYGLTASPTAFLSHPAPLEVLV, encoded by the coding sequence ATGACGTACGTCGGGAGACCGGCCGTGGGAGGCGTACCGGTGCGGCTGCTGGCGGAGCGGGTCGGGTCGACACCGTTCTTCGCCTACGACCGGGCCGCGATCGACGCCCGGGTCGCCTCGCTGCGGTCCGCGCTCCCCGAGGACGTGCACCTGAGCTATGCGGTCAAGGCCAACCCGATGCCGGCGGTGGTCCAGCACCTCGCCCGGACCGTCGACGCCCTCGATGTCGCCTCGGGGGCCGAGATGCGGGTGGCGCTCGACACCGGGATCGCTCCGGGCTCCGTGAGCTTCGCAGGACCGGGGAAGTCGGTCGCCGAGCTGACGCAGGCGGTCGCGGCCGGGGTGCTCGTCGAGATCGAGTCGCCGCTCGAGGCCGACCGCCTGGTCGAGGCCGCCGAGCGGCTCGGTCTTCGGCCGCGGGTCGCGGTGCGGGTCAACCCGGACTTCGAGGTCAAGGGCTCCGGGATGCGGATGGGCGGCGGCGCCCAGCAGTTCGGGGTCGACGCCGAGACCGTGCCGCTGCTGCTCAAGACGCTGCACGACCGCGACGTCGAGGTGGCCGGCTTCCACGTCTTCTCCGGCTCCCAGAACCTGCACGCCGAGATCCTGGCGTCGGCCCAGGAGAGCACCGTCGACCTCGTGCTGCGGCTGGCCGACGACCTTCCTGCGGCGATGACCTATCTCAACATCGGCGGCGGCTTCGGGATCCCCTACTACGCCCAGGATCGTCCTCTCGACCTCGATCTGGTCGGCTCGCGGCTCGAGGAGCTGCTCGCCCGTCGCGTACGTCCCTCGCTGCCGTCCGCGCAGGTCGTGATCGAGCTCGGCCGCTATCTGGTCGGCGAGGCGGGGGTCTACGTGACGCGGGTCGTCGACCGCAAGATCTCCCGCGGCAAGACCTTCCTCGTCGTCGACGGTGGCATGCACCACCAGCTCGCCGCCTCCGGCAACTTCGGGCAGGTCATCCGCCGCAACTACCCGATCTCCGTCGCGGCGGCCCGCGAAGGCGAGGAGGAGACCGTTCAGGTCGTCGGCTGCCTGTGCACGCCGCTGGACCTGCTCGGCGACAAGGTGAGCCTGCCGCGGGCCGAGGTGGGCGACCTGGTCGTGGTCCACCAGGCCGGGGCGTACGGCCTCACCGCCAGCCCCACCGCGTTCCTGAGCCACCCGGCGCCGCTCGAAGTGCTCGTCTGA
- a CDS encoding glycosyltransferase family 2 protein, translating into MSHRIRTIAVVVVTYNSAHLLADLVASLPGGLAGLGWRLVVADNASADDTVAVARRLAPEATVVETGRNGGYAAGINAGVAAAFAEEPGLDAVLVLNPDVRLEPGCGVELARELALPAGKHPGVGVAVPHLVDAEGRLIESMRGAPNLVRAFADAVVGANRAGRVRWAGEIVASPAEYERAQDTDWAEGSTQLISAACWRACGPWDESYFLYSEETEFHLRARDRGFRVRYVPAARAVHLGGESTTSPGLWALLVANRVRLFTARRGRVQGAAYWLMVLARECSRALLGKQTSRRAVRTLVSPRRMSAPRGPEWVASA; encoded by the coding sequence GTGTCGCACCGGATCCGCACCATCGCCGTCGTGGTGGTGACCTACAACAGCGCTCACCTGCTGGCCGATCTCGTCGCCTCCCTGCCGGGCGGGCTCGCCGGTCTCGGGTGGCGGCTGGTGGTCGCCGACAACGCCTCGGCCGACGACACCGTGGCGGTCGCCCGCCGCCTCGCGCCGGAGGCGACCGTCGTCGAGACCGGGCGCAACGGCGGCTACGCCGCCGGGATCAACGCCGGTGTCGCCGCTGCCTTCGCCGAAGAGCCTGGCCTCGACGCGGTGCTGGTGCTCAACCCGGACGTACGCCTCGAGCCCGGCTGTGGCGTGGAGCTGGCGCGCGAGCTCGCTCTGCCCGCTGGCAAACACCCCGGTGTCGGCGTCGCCGTTCCGCACCTGGTCGATGCCGAGGGCCGGCTGATCGAGTCGATGCGCGGTGCACCGAACCTGGTCCGGGCCTTCGCCGATGCCGTGGTGGGCGCCAACCGCGCCGGCCGCGTGCGGTGGGCGGGCGAGATCGTGGCCTCGCCGGCCGAGTACGAGCGAGCCCAGGACACCGACTGGGCCGAGGGCTCCACCCAGCTGATCAGCGCGGCGTGCTGGCGGGCGTGCGGGCCCTGGGACGAGTCCTACTTCCTCTACTCCGAGGAGACCGAGTTCCACCTGCGTGCCCGCGACCGGGGCTTCCGGGTGCGCTACGTCCCCGCCGCCCGCGCCGTGCACCTCGGCGGCGAGTCCACCACCTCGCCCGGGCTGTGGGCGCTGTTGGTCGCCAACCGGGTGCGGCTCTTCACGGCCCGTCGGGGGCGGGTCCAGGGGGCGGCGTACTGGCTGATGGTGCTGGCCCGCGAGTGCAGTCGCGCACTGCTGGGGAAGCAGACCTCGCGACGTGCGGTCCGCACCCTGGTCAGCCCCCGGCGGATGAGCGCCCCGCGTGGCCCCGAGTGGGTGGCGAGCGCATGA
- a CDS encoding polysaccharide deacetylase family protein codes for MPVHVTNICFHGIGEPERELEPGEDRYWIGQDAYEDILDAVAGRPDVRISFDDGNHSDVALGLPGLLNRGLTATFFVLAGRLGLPGSVDRLDIRLLRVAGMRIGTHGMDHVSWRGLDAAGVRRELIEAREQITMAAGEVVEEAALPLGRYDRTTLRHLRRLGYQHVYTSDRAHAVAGAWLQPRFSITASDDGASVRSQILNGQGIARRMERQAAGLVKRLR; via the coding sequence ATGCCCGTCCACGTGACCAACATCTGCTTCCACGGCATCGGCGAGCCCGAGCGCGAGCTGGAGCCGGGCGAGGACCGCTACTGGATCGGCCAGGACGCCTACGAGGACATCCTCGACGCCGTGGCCGGCCGCCCCGACGTGCGGATCAGCTTCGACGACGGCAACCACTCCGACGTCGCCCTCGGGCTGCCGGGTCTGCTCAACCGCGGCCTGACCGCCACCTTCTTCGTCCTGGCCGGGCGCCTGGGCCTGCCGGGGAGCGTCGACCGCCTCGACATCCGTCTCCTCCGGGTGGCGGGCATGCGGATCGGCACCCACGGCATGGACCACGTCAGCTGGCGCGGCCTCGACGCCGCGGGCGTACGCCGCGAGCTGATCGAGGCCCGCGAGCAGATCACCATGGCGGCCGGTGAGGTCGTCGAGGAGGCGGCGCTCCCGCTGGGCCGCTACGACCGCACCACGCTGCGTCACCTGCGCCGCCTCGGCTACCAGCACGTCTACACCAGCGACCGCGCCCACGCGGTGGCCGGAGCCTGGCTGCAGCCGAGGTTCAGCATCACCGCGAGCGACGACGGTGCCAGCGTACGCAGCCAGATCCTGAACGGGCAGGGCATCGCCCGGCGGATGGAACGCCAGGCAGCGGGTCTCGTCAAGAGGCTGCGCTGA
- a CDS encoding O-antigen ligase family protein, with the protein MAVRRGVDAVTWLSLYTFAVFVIPSWLVFRPLGSAGSVSMLMGLGSFAIWVLLSIGRPLPENRPRQPMRLMLGLFLFSVGITYVIAMSRPISRDEVSPADVAILAMVSWVGTLLLAGDAIPSIARVHVLVWRLVVGGSFLAVLGLAQFFARQVFVDRISIPVLTPMTTVELAMRNGLVRPAGTALSPIEYGTLMGMLLPVALHVGFHHRNLNPLVRWAPVMLICMVIAASSSRSAYLGAAIAVMVCMIGWSRKQRGLVLGLAVGGLSLVFLAAPRIINSVTGMFVGAEQDPSVTSRTDSYGVAWFFVDRNPFFGRGLGTFLPKYRIFDNQYLQMMVSIGIVGVLLFAAFVIATFIQLARVYRACEDPKTRDLVISLIGAAAAGFAGLAFFDAFAFPMTMGTIFLVLGLGSAVTRLVLTAPPERTEVRTEVRTGARGEVSQSVRPG; encoded by the coding sequence ATGGCCGTACGCCGTGGTGTCGATGCGGTGACGTGGCTGAGCCTCTACACGTTCGCCGTCTTCGTGATCCCCTCGTGGCTGGTCTTCCGGCCGCTGGGCAGCGCCGGATCGGTCTCGATGCTGATGGGCCTGGGCAGCTTCGCGATCTGGGTGCTGCTGAGCATCGGGCGGCCGCTGCCGGAGAACCGGCCCCGGCAGCCGATGCGGCTGATGCTGGGCCTGTTCCTGTTCAGCGTCGGGATCACCTACGTCATCGCGATGTCGCGCCCGATCAGCCGCGACGAGGTGAGCCCGGCCGACGTCGCGATCCTGGCGATGGTCTCCTGGGTGGGCACGCTGCTGCTGGCCGGCGACGCCATCCCGAGCATCGCCAGGGTCCACGTGCTGGTGTGGCGGCTGGTCGTGGGCGGCAGCTTCCTCGCGGTCCTCGGCCTGGCCCAGTTCTTTGCCCGGCAGGTCTTCGTCGACCGGATCTCGATCCCGGTCCTGACCCCGATGACGACCGTCGAGCTGGCGATGCGCAACGGCCTCGTACGTCCTGCCGGGACGGCCCTGAGCCCGATCGAATACGGCACGCTCATGGGCATGCTGCTGCCGGTCGCGCTCCACGTCGGCTTCCACCACCGCAACCTCAACCCGCTCGTACGCTGGGCCCCGGTCATGCTGATCTGCATGGTCATCGCGGCCTCCTCGAGCCGGTCGGCCTACCTCGGTGCGGCCATCGCGGTGATGGTCTGCATGATCGGCTGGTCGCGCAAGCAGCGCGGGCTGGTGCTGGGGCTGGCGGTCGGCGGTCTGTCGCTGGTGTTCCTGGCCGCGCCGCGGATCATCAACTCGGTGACCGGCATGTTCGTCGGCGCCGAGCAGGACCCCAGCGTCACCTCGCGCACCGACAGCTACGGGGTGGCCTGGTTCTTCGTCGACCGCAACCCGTTCTTCGGGCGGGGGCTGGGGACGTTCCTGCCGAAGTACCGCATCTTCGACAACCAGTACCTGCAGATGATGGTGAGCATCGGGATCGTCGGCGTGCTCCTGTTCGCGGCGTTCGTGATCGCGACGTTCATCCAGCTCGCCCGGGTCTATCGCGCCTGCGAGGACCCGAAGACGCGTGACCTGGTCATCTCGCTCATCGGTGCCGCGGCCGCCGGCTTCGCCGGTCTGGCCTTCTTCGACGCGTTCGCCTTCCCGATGACGATGGGCACCATCTTCCTGGTGCTCGGGCTGGGGAGCGCGGTCACCCGGCTGGTGCTCACGGCGCCACCGGAGCGCACCGAGGTGCGCACCGAGGTGCGCACCGGTGCCCGGGGCGAGGTGTCGCAGAGCGTACGACCGGGGTGA
- a CDS encoding glycosyltransferase family 4 protein yields MAKTHVLIIVQNLPVPLDRRVWLECQALVARGYEVSVICPKGPGDPGRQQLGGVRIYKYRAAPQARGVLGYLLEFVYCWIRTALLANKVWRDRPFTIMQACNPPDTYWLLARIWKRRGVRFVFDQHDLNPELFLSRFGTPTSLSGRAQLAALRWLEKQTYATADQVISTNESYRKVAITRGGMDPADVTVVRSGPDTSVMRPIRPHDPAPTGRRHTLAYLGIMGPQDGVDTVLEVMAELVHRRGRTDVDAVLMGFGDCLEDLQRRCTELGLDDVVTFTGRAGSALIAQHLSAAAVGLCPDLKTPLNDVSTMNKTMEYMAYALPSVSFDLVETRVSAEDAALFVPSGDVTAFTDAVESLLDDPELRVELALRARERAAKVLDWGPQSAAYVQVYDSMCAIGEAPAAVEGFEYVDLDDPDALREFVLTRGPAAT; encoded by the coding sequence GTGGCAAAGACGCACGTGCTGATCATCGTTCAGAACCTCCCCGTGCCGCTGGACCGACGGGTCTGGTTGGAGTGCCAGGCGCTGGTCGCGCGCGGCTACGAGGTCAGCGTGATCTGCCCGAAGGGCCCCGGCGACCCGGGGCGCCAGCAGCTGGGCGGCGTACGCATCTACAAGTACCGGGCCGCGCCGCAGGCCCGCGGCGTGCTCGGCTACCTGCTCGAGTTCGTCTACTGCTGGATCCGCACGGCACTGCTGGCCAACAAGGTCTGGCGCGACCGCCCGTTCACGATCATGCAGGCGTGCAACCCGCCCGACACCTACTGGCTCCTGGCCCGCATCTGGAAGCGCCGCGGCGTCCGCTTCGTCTTCGACCAGCACGACCTAAACCCCGAGCTCTTCCTCTCCAGGTTCGGCACCCCGACCTCGCTCTCCGGCCGTGCCCAGCTGGCCGCGCTGCGCTGGCTCGAGAAGCAGACGTACGCCACCGCCGACCAGGTCATCTCGACCAACGAGTCCTACCGGAAGGTCGCGATCACCCGCGGCGGGATGGACCCGGCGGACGTGACCGTGGTCCGCAGCGGACCCGACACCTCGGTGATGCGCCCGATCCGGCCCCACGACCCCGCTCCCACGGGTCGTCGCCACACCCTGGCCTACCTCGGGATCATGGGTCCTCAGGACGGTGTCGACACGGTGCTGGAGGTGATGGCGGAGCTCGTCCACCGGCGCGGCCGCACCGATGTCGATGCCGTGCTGATGGGTTTCGGTGACTGCCTCGAGGACCTCCAGCGCCGTTGCACCGAGCTGGGCCTCGACGATGTCGTCACCTTCACCGGGCGGGCCGGCTCCGCGCTGATCGCCCAGCACCTCAGCGCCGCCGCCGTCGGCCTCTGCCCCGACCTGAAGACGCCGCTCAACGACGTCTCGACGATGAACAAGACGATGGAGTACATGGCCTACGCCCTGCCCTCCGTCTCCTTCGACCTGGTCGAGACGCGGGTCTCTGCCGAGGACGCCGCGCTCTTCGTCCCGTCCGGGGACGTCACGGCGTTCACCGATGCCGTCGAGTCGCTCCTGGACGACCCCGAGCTACGCGTCGAGCTGGCGTTGCGGGCACGGGAACGGGCGGCGAAGGTGCTCGACTGGGGGCCGCAGTCGGCGGCGTACGTGCAGGTCTACGATTCCATGTGCGCGATCGGGGAGGCGCCGGCGGCGGTCGAGGGGTTCGAGTACGTCGATCTGGACGACCCGGACGCGCTCCGGGAGTTCGTGCTGACCCGAGGACCTGCGGCGACGTAA
- a CDS encoding DUF4082 domain-containing protein — MPSHSMPPSTHRRRIDRPPHDSRRTTRWRRTAVVSVLVTLITGGALWTFGPATAHPETVSLLPDDAVPTVLTDPDSRPVELGLRFRTSRPVEAVAVQVYLGPHNHGPHPATLWSEGGVPLARVQVGGAAGEGLRVAELDRPIRLEPGRSYVVSYTAPRGHYSTDEYFFDRSISNGPLSAGTNAGVYTYEPGEFPRSTYRATNYQVDVVVRPTGSDEEPTTSPSPSSSPTASSAPPTLSPGPSTSAGPTAPASTPRAPSASPSSPSSTPTTAAPSPTSAPPSGGFPTRASAGLPDGWQPKRSVTGTYTINTPGAVVEDLRVTNGTINVTARNVTLRRVQAVGSVIANYTSATCATGLVIEDSEIVRGAAPTTDEAWPAVTSGGYTARNVLIDGVPEGFRAQGRSACGGVGIYDSYVRVVSPDVCTDWHGDGIQGYGGGALTVRKTVIDFVDTNNCGGTAPFFYPDQDNTSVDIDGLVVSGGGYPFRLGTPGSVRNLYVVDRSWVFGPLDVRCSLITQWQAATATLNSAGQPVVVRNLPCTT, encoded by the coding sequence ATGCCCTCGCACAGCATGCCCCCGAGCACGCATCGACGACGGATCGACCGACCTCCCCACGACTCCCGCAGGACCACCCGGTGGCGACGTACCGCCGTCGTCAGCGTCCTGGTCACCCTCATCACCGGGGGTGCGCTCTGGACGTTCGGACCGGCGACCGCTCACCCGGAGACGGTCAGCCTTCTCCCCGACGACGCGGTCCCGACGGTGCTGACGGATCCCGACTCCCGGCCGGTCGAGCTCGGACTGCGGTTCCGGACCTCCCGGCCCGTCGAGGCGGTCGCGGTCCAGGTCTACCTGGGCCCGCACAACCACGGCCCGCACCCGGCGACCCTGTGGTCGGAAGGCGGCGTCCCGCTCGCCCGCGTCCAGGTCGGCGGCGCCGCCGGGGAGGGCCTGAGGGTCGCCGAGCTCGACCGGCCGATCCGTCTCGAGCCCGGCCGCTCCTACGTCGTCTCGTACACCGCACCCCGGGGCCATTACTCGACCGACGAGTACTTCTTCGACCGTTCGATCAGCAACGGTCCGCTGTCGGCCGGCACGAACGCGGGCGTCTACACCTACGAGCCGGGTGAGTTCCCGCGCTCGACGTACCGGGCCACCAACTACCAGGTCGACGTCGTCGTGCGGCCGACCGGCTCTGACGAGGAGCCGACGACCTCACCGTCGCCGTCCAGCAGCCCGACGGCGTCCAGCGCACCTCCCACCCTGAGCCCCGGCCCCTCGACGAGCGCCGGCCCGACCGCTCCGGCGAGCACGCCGAGAGCCCCGTCGGCCTCCCCGAGCTCCCCGAGCAGCACTCCGACGACCGCCGCCCCCTCGCCGACCTCCGCCCCTCCCTCAGGTGGCTTCCCGACCCGCGCCTCGGCCGGGCTTCCGGACGGCTGGCAGCCGAAGCGGTCGGTGACCGGGACGTACACGATCAACACACCGGGTGCCGTCGTCGAGGACCTGCGCGTCACGAACGGGACGATCAACGTCACCGCCAGGAACGTGACCCTGCGGCGGGTGCAGGCGGTCGGCTCGGTGATCGCCAACTACACCAGCGCCACCTGCGCGACCGGTCTCGTGATCGAGGACTCCGAGATCGTCCGCGGCGCGGCCCCGACGACGGACGAAGCCTGGCCGGCGGTCACCTCGGGCGGCTACACGGCCCGCAACGTCCTCATCGACGGCGTTCCGGAGGGCTTCCGGGCCCAGGGGAGGTCGGCGTGCGGCGGCGTCGGGATCTACGACTCCTACGTACGTGTCGTCTCCCCCGACGTCTGCACCGACTGGCACGGCGACGGCATCCAGGGCTACGGCGGCGGTGCGCTCACCGTCCGGAAGACGGTGATCGACTTCGTCGACACCAACAACTGCGGCGGCACCGCCCCGTTCTTCTACCCCGACCAGGACAACACCTCCGTCGACATCGACGGCCTGGTCGTGAGCGGCGGCGGCTACCCGTTCCGGCTCGGCACGCCGGGCAGCGTGAGGAACCTGTACGTGGTCGACCGGAGCTGGGTCTTCGGGCCGCTCGACGTCCGGTGCAGCCTGATCACCCAGTGGCAGGCGGCGACCGCGACGCTGAACTCCGCCGGCCAGCCGGTCGTGGTGCGCAACCTGCCCTGCACGACCTGA
- a CDS encoding oligosaccharide flippase family protein, translating to MSDARPHTALAWSIANTAVTKLGTMVVGILVARLLGPESYGTYAVAFLALMAVLSFNELGVSLAVVRWKDDPREIAPTVTTISVVASVLIAAGMVIGAGPYARAMGEPDAAVLVALFAVPVVLSGITATPAALLQRNLMQGKRMLIDQMATLVAVPVMLGLALAGAGPFSLVLGHLLGVCVTTVMFLRMSPLPWRLGLSRSHAVALLRFGTPLAVTSILVFAVGFADQIVIGSALGATALGFYVVAFNLSSWPVTMLSRPLRQVTPVIFARLQRDPEGMQHAFSRLSALVLTVTLPGCSALAALAPEVIRLVYGQVWLAAAAPLLWLGALAVLRISFELAYDFLVIAGSTRSLMTIQIVWLVALVPALLAGAAWAGVGGVGLAAFAVGLVVILPLHLFYLARAGVGLAGLAAGAALPALGAVAVWAAAFGLRAAQPSVWVTCVVTGLVLAAVWAVLLRRRREDVRWFRSGAGSPTETPTDPRSEDVHV from the coding sequence TTGTCTGACGCCCGCCCGCACACCGCGCTCGCCTGGAGCATCGCGAACACCGCCGTGACAAAGCTCGGCACGATGGTCGTCGGCATCCTCGTCGCCCGGCTGCTCGGGCCGGAGAGCTACGGCACCTACGCCGTCGCCTTCCTCGCCCTGATGGCCGTGCTCAGCTTCAACGAGCTCGGGGTGAGCCTCGCGGTGGTGCGCTGGAAGGACGACCCGCGCGAGATCGCGCCGACGGTCACCACCATCTCGGTCGTCGCGAGCGTGCTCATCGCCGCCGGGATGGTGATCGGTGCCGGCCCCTACGCGCGAGCGATGGGCGAGCCGGACGCGGCCGTGCTGGTGGCTCTCTTCGCCGTCCCGGTGGTGCTCAGCGGGATCACCGCGACCCCCGCGGCGCTGCTGCAGCGCAACCTGATGCAGGGCAAGCGGATGCTCATCGACCAGATGGCCACCCTCGTCGCGGTGCCAGTCATGCTCGGCCTGGCGCTGGCCGGCGCGGGCCCGTTCTCGCTGGTCCTCGGGCATCTCCTGGGCGTGTGCGTGACCACCGTGATGTTCCTGCGGATGTCGCCGCTGCCGTGGCGCCTGGGGCTCTCCCGGTCGCACGCGGTCGCGCTGCTCCGCTTCGGCACGCCGCTCGCGGTGACCAGCATCCTGGTCTTCGCGGTGGGGTTCGCCGACCAGATCGTCATCGGCAGCGCGCTCGGCGCGACCGCGCTCGGGTTCTACGTGGTCGCCTTCAACCTCTCCAGCTGGCCGGTCACCATGCTGTCGCGGCCGTTGCGGCAGGTCACGCCGGTGATCTTCGCCCGGCTGCAGCGCGACCCCGAGGGGATGCAGCACGCCTTCTCCCGGCTCTCCGCGCTGGTGCTGACCGTGACGCTCCCGGGCTGCTCGGCGCTGGCCGCGCTGGCACCGGAGGTGATCCGGCTGGTCTACGGTCAGGTCTGGCTGGCGGCCGCGGCACCGCTCCTCTGGCTCGGCGCGCTGGCCGTGCTGCGGATCTCCTTCGAGCTCGCCTACGACTTCCTGGTCATCGCCGGCTCGACGCGCAGCCTGATGACGATCCAGATCGTCTGGCTGGTCGCGCTGGTGCCCGCGCTGCTGGCCGGGGCGGCCTGGGCCGGCGTGGGCGGGGTCGGTCTGGCCGCGTTCGCGGTCGGGCTCGTCGTCATCCTGCCGCTGCACCTCTTCTACCTCGCCCGGGCCGGGGTCGGGCTCGCCGGCCTCGCCGCCGGTGCCGCCCTGCCCGCCCTCGGCGCTGTCGCCGTCTGGGCGGCGGCGTTCGGGCTGCGGGCCGCACAGCCGTCGGTCTGGGTGACCTGCGTGGTCACCGGCCTGGTGCTCGCCGCCGTGTGGGCGGTGCTGCTGCGCCGACGCCGCGAGGACGTCCGCTGGTTCCGCTCCGGAGCCGGCTCCCCCACCGAGACCCCCACCGATCCCCGGAGCGAGGACGTGCATGTCTGA
- a CDS encoding acyl carrier protein, with translation MTIDTTEATLDRVGEAITDVIGPDHSAGTLTADTLLFGSLPELDSLALVELITVLEDRFGFEMDEDDINAEVFESVGSLAEYVGAQLG, from the coding sequence ATGACCATCGACACCACCGAAGCGACCCTCGACCGGGTCGGTGAGGCGATCACCGACGTGATCGGCCCCGACCACAGCGCCGGCACGCTCACCGCCGACACGCTGCTGTTCGGCTCCCTGCCCGAGCTCGACTCGCTCGCCCTGGTCGAGCTGATCACCGTCCTCGAGGACCGCTTCGGCTTCGAGATGGACGAGGACGACATCAACGCCGAGGTGTTCGAGTCCGTCGGGTCGCTGGCCGAGTACGTGGGCGCGCAGCTGGGTTGA
- a CDS encoding AMP-binding protein — protein sequence MNPLAERILSARTRPRSESVIADRRTSVGADGLFEAAEELRLALVTAAGVPRPLVAVALPLSTDAVVALVAAILGDLSVCFVDPSAPEEHRRSLVQALHPDVVLDRSGIRTVASSASAEPREAGYVAMSSGSTGGGPKGVVSAWAGIDAFVPHGAAALDLDASSAWAEVSHLSYDLAMTNLLVALAAGASLHLSSSLGDRLRPLGFCTRVEATHLRLAPRFIDLAAAERVDAAPRSLRVWGSGGDRLSAADAQRVFDLGVATVVNTYGTSETIGFASAARFDAGGELPTVHGALGIGHGAVGAWRTSLSGDGDDGAPAEGMLAIESPHLPGGYLFGAPNGEYPRWDTAERVLTGDLGVRRGEDLFCLGRAGRRVKRSASFVDLDALDAEVKQTFGLATFTAATPAGDLVSLVEGPAAQLDDLRRGLPTVLRPDSVPDVLVPVAQLPRLGNGKIDQAAAQALAEGGMLTESPR from the coding sequence GTGAACCCGCTGGCCGAGCGCATCCTCTCCGCACGCACGCGACCTCGTTCGGAGTCCGTGATCGCCGATCGGCGCACCTCGGTCGGCGCGGACGGGCTGTTCGAGGCGGCCGAGGAGCTGCGGCTCGCGCTCGTCACGGCCGCCGGTGTGCCGCGGCCGCTGGTCGCCGTCGCGCTGCCGCTCTCCACCGATGCGGTCGTCGCGCTCGTGGCCGCGATCCTCGGTGACCTCTCGGTCTGCTTCGTGGACCCCTCGGCGCCCGAGGAGCACCGCCGGTCCCTCGTCCAGGCGCTCCACCCCGACGTCGTCCTCGACCGGTCGGGGATCCGGACGGTCGCCTCGTCGGCGTCGGCAGAGCCCCGAGAGGCCGGGTACGTCGCGATGTCCTCCGGCTCCACCGGCGGCGGCCCCAAGGGGGTGGTGTCGGCCTGGGCCGGGATCGATGCCTTCGTCCCGCACGGAGCGGCCGCGCTCGACCTCGACGCCTCCTCGGCGTGGGCCGAGGTCTCGCACCTCTCCTACGACCTGGCGATGACCAACCTGCTGGTCGCCCTGGCCGCCGGCGCCTCCCTGCACCTCTCCTCGTCGCTGGGTGACCGGCTCCGGCCGCTCGGCTTCTGCACCCGCGTCGAGGCGACGCACCTGCGCCTGGCTCCCCGGTTCATCGACCTCGCGGCGGCCGAACGGGTCGACGCGGCCCCGCGGAGCCTGCGGGTGTGGGGCTCCGGCGGCGACCGGCTCTCCGCCGCCGACGCGCAGCGCGTCTTCGACCTCGGGGTCGCGACGGTCGTCAACACGTACGGCACCAGCGAGACGATCGGGTTCGCCAGCGCCGCCCGGTTCGATGCCGGCGGCGAGCTGCCGACGGTCCACGGAGCGCTCGGCATCGGGCACGGGGCGGTCGGGGCGTGGCGTACGTCGTTGTCGGGTGACGGCGACGACGGGGCGCCCGCCGAGGGGATGCTCGCCATCGAGTCGCCCCACCTGCCCGGCGGCTATCTCTTCGGCGCCCCGAACGGCGAGTATCCGCGCTGGGACACCGCGGAGCGGGTGCTCACCGGCGATCTCGGCGTGCGCCGCGGCGAGGACCTCTTCTGCTTGGGCCGCGCGGGGCGCCGGGTCAAGCGCAGCGCCAGCTTCGTCGACCTGGACGCCCTCGACGCCGAGGTGAAGCAGACCTTCGGCCTGGCCACCTTCACCGCCGCCACCCCCGCCGGGGACCTGGTCAGCCTCGTCGAGGGCCCGGCCGCCCAGCTCGACGACCTCCGTCGTGGTCTCCCGACGGTCCTGCGCCCGGACTCGGTGCCGGACGTGCTCGTCCCCGTCGCCCAGCTCCCCCGCCTCGGCAACGGGAAGATCGACCAGGCCGCGGCTCAGGCGCTGGCCGAGGGCGGGATGCTCACCGAGTCACCTCGGTGA